A window from Festucalex cinctus isolate MCC-2025b chromosome 12, RoL_Fcin_1.0, whole genome shotgun sequence encodes these proteins:
- the syf2 gene encoding pre-mRNA-splicing factor syf2, with translation MRICATSADSAPQLPVLFVMASDDEETSTPTEGEQTETLASSKREDRLRKFRELHFKRNEARKLNHQEVVEEDKRLKLPSNWEAKKARMEWELNEDEKKKECASKGEDYHRVKLLDITADDAERWERKKKKKNPDMGFAGYAEAQFRQYQRLTKQIRPDMQNYEKQREECGDDFHPTSNSLIHGTHVPSEEGIDRMVEDVEKQIEKRSKYSRRRAYNDDADIDYINERNAKFNKKAERFYGKYTAEIKQNLERGTAV, from the exons atgagaaTTTGCGCAACTTCCGCTGATTCCGCGCCACAACTTCCGGTACTCTTCGTAATGGCGTCCGACGATGAG GAAACGAGTACACCTACCGAGGGAGAGCAGACAGAAACCTTGGCGTCTTCGAAGAGAGAGGACAGACTGCGAAAGTTCCGGGAGTTACATTTTAAACGG AATGAAGCACGCAAGCTCAACCACCAGGAAGTTGTTGAGGAGGATAAGAGGCTGAAGTTGCCCTCTAACTGGGAGGCTAAAAAAGCTAGAATGGAGTGGGAACTTAATGAAGATGAGAAGAAAAAG gaATGCGCATCCAAAGGTGAAGACTACCACAGAGTGAAACTTCTTGATATCACGGCTGATGATGCAGAGCGGtgggagagaaagaaaaagaagaagaatcctGACATGGGATTTGCAG GTTATGCTGAGGCCCAATTTCGTCAGTATCAGAGGCTCACCAAGCAGATCAGACCAGACATGCAAAACTATGAGAAACAGCGAGAGGAATG CGGTGACGACTTCCACCCCACATCCAACAGTTTGATCCACGGCACCCACGTCCCTTCCGAGGAGGGCATCGACCGCATGGTGGAAGATGTCGAGAAACA GATCGAAAAGCGGTCCAAATATAGCCGACGAAGGGCCTACAACGACGACGCGGACATCGATTACATTAACGAGAGGAACGCCAAGTTCAACAAGAAGGCTGAACGCTTCTATGGCAAATACACAGCAGAGATCAAGCAGAACCTGGAGAGGGGCACTGCTGTCTAA
- the rsrp1 gene encoding arginine/serine-rich protein 1, with amino-acid sequence MTKGEDSHLAMAHVHQSDDPCGIFTQSSPSPYCSRNSYESSPSSSFGSDRGRHGSSSSSSGSSSRSRSRSHPRCHRHSHCRSQRRHSRGRRHRAHSRSYSRSPSLDRYYGHRRRSSSRSRSRSSFAGRRYRRAQYRFNRSPSRSYRSPSSSSGSSVSLSLKDKKELLEAAKTNAMKLLGVGKLELPESVKPILSEQVEEPLWELPEFEPRVRPHPEKTLSQSTEAEAIITSPKMAAKTKTITFSINNCVAKPSAMAPSGVKVTARVDSYDSRKPYGNWIPAMSNQSSRARKQVRNKSH; translated from the exons ATGACCAAGGGAGAAGACTCTCACCTAGCAATGGCTCATGTTCACCAGAGTGATGACCCTTGCGGGATTTTTACTCAGAGCAGCCCCTCGCCCTACTGCTCCAGGAATAGTTATGAAAGCAGCCCCTCCTCGTCTTTTGGCAGCGACAGGGGGCGTCACGGGTCTTCGTCATCCAGCAGTGGTTCCTCCTCTCGTTCCAGGTCCCGCTCTCATCCTCGCTGCCACAGGCATTCCCACTGTCGCAGCCAACGAAGACACAGCAGGGGACGCCGCCACAGGGCCCACTCTCGATCCTACAGCCGCTCACCCTCGCTGGACAGGTACTACGGGCACCGCAGACGCTCAAGTTCCAGGTCTCGCTCCAGGTCTTCATTTGCCGGAAGGAGATACAGACGGGCTCAGTATCGTTTTAACAGATCACCGTCCAGATCCTATAGAAGCCCCTCTAGCTCTTCAGGAAGTTCAGTCAGTTTGAGCTTGAAAG ATAAAAAAGAACTTCTCGAAGCTGCAAAAACCAATGCAATGAAGCTGCTGGGAGTGGGGAAATTGGAGCTTCCAGAGAGTGTGAAACCGATCCTGTCAGAGCAGGTGGAGGAGCCCCTATGGGAGCTACCCGAGTTTGAGCCAAGGGTGAGACCACACCCCGAGAAGACGTTGTCACAG AGCACCGAAGCAGAGGCCATTATCACCAGTCCAAAGATGGCCGCAAAAACCAAAACCATCACTTTCAGCATCAAT AATTGTGTGGCAAAACCAAGCGCAATGGCGCCATCTGGTGTTAAGGTAACAGCTCGCGTGGACAGCTATGACAGCAGGAAGCCCTATGGCAACTGGATCCCAGCCATGTCCAACCAGTCCTCCAGGGCACGCAAACAAGTGCGCAACAAGTCACACTAG
- the tmem50a gene encoding transmembrane protein 50A produces the protein MSGFLDGIRCGECDCNVDWSEKRNTVASIAAGVLFFTGWWIIIDAAVKYPDEAVFPHSYHTCGVIATVAFLMINAVSNGQVRGDSYSEGCMGQTGSRVWLFIGFMMSFGSLIASMWILFGGFVVAQMPIVYPGIAIFFQNAFIFFAALVFKFGRTEDLWQ, from the exons ATGTCAGGATTTCTGGACGGGATTCGGTGCGGAGAGTGCGACTGCAATGTGGACTGGTCTGAAAAAAGAAACACCGTCGCATCTATAGCTGCTGGCGTTCTG TTCTTCACTGGTTGGTGGATCATCATAGATGCAGCAGTTAAGTATCCAGATGAAGCGGTCTTTCCCCATTCTTATCACACATGTGGAGTCATCGCTACCGTGGCTTTTCTCAT GATAAATGCTGTATCAAATGGCCAGGTGAGAGGTGACAGCTATAGTGAAGGCTGCATGGGGCAGACAG GCTCTCGTGTTTGGCTGTTCATTGGCTTCATGATGTCTTTTGGATCCCTCATTGCCTCCATGTGGATCCTCTTTGGAGGTTTTGTAGTGGCTC AGATGCCAATTGTGTACCCGGGAATTGCCATTTTCTTCCAGAATGCATTCATTTTCTTTGC ggCCCTGGTGTTCAAGTTTGGACGTACAGAGGATCTGTGGCAATAA
- the rhd gene encoding rh blood group, D antigen, with protein sequence MAPKYAPSLRSRLAPFLLFLQAGFIVAYYFYFEIENNANGITFGNFYPVFQDLNVMVFLGFGFLSTFLVRYGCSSSGFNLLIAVIATQWALILNGFESWYYTGKIKINLRSLVVAEMCTASVLISIGAVQGKTNPVHLILMALLEVFGFVLNEWLLQTLLPVRHLNCIMVLHIFGAFFGLVLTWILYRKESEDGFEKEKLDRKTGLFSMLGTVFLWMFWPSFNSILADPNFPERRLWAVCSTYLALAVSAVASVAVSALSSPKGKINPAHFQTCILAGGVAVGVSMPSIRHPWEAMTTGLAAAALSTIGFQYLKNHMLFAFECHDTCGVLSTHGLPGLLGWLIHLVLQIRQCDDHTTAVRFAVFHICVLIITIAVSLSIGIITGVLLKWDIWRPPQDKKCFDDQAFWKFEHLAVRK encoded by the exons ATGGCTCCTAAATACGCCCCAAGTTTGCGTTCTCGTTTGGCtccttttttgcttttcttaCAGGCGGGCTTTATTGTTGCGTATTACTTCTACTTTGAGATTGAGAACAACGCGAATGGGATTACATTCGGCAATTTTTATCCAG TGTTCCAGGATTTGAATGTGATGGTCTTTTTGGGTTTTGGCTTCTTGAGCACTTTTTTAGTACGCTATGGTTGCAGTAGTTCAGGGTTCAACCTTCTCATAGCTGTCATTGCCACCCAGTGGGCACTCATACTCAACGGCTTTGAGTCCTGGTATTACACAGGGAAGATTAAAATTAACCTGAGAAG CTTGGTGGTTGCTGAGATGTGCACAGCTTCAGTTCTCATCTCAATTGGAGCTGTGCAAGGCAAAACAAATCCGGTCCACCTAATTCTCATGGCCCTGCTGGAGGTGTTTGGCTTTGTCCTGAATGAGTGGCTCCTGCAGACTTTGCTGCCG GTACGGCATTTGAACTGCATCATGGTGCTTCACATCTTTGGAGCTTTCTTTGGTCTTGTGCTGACGTGGATCCTCTATCGGAAAGAATCAGAAGATGGATTCGAAAAGGAGAAACTGGACCGCAAAACTGGATTGTTCTCCATGTTGG GTACTGTGTTTCTCTGGATGTTTTGGCCTAGTTTTAACTCCATCCTCGCGGACCCTAATTTTCCCGAGAGGAGGTTGTGGGCAGTGTGCAGCACCTACCTGGCCCTGGCTGTCAGTGCCGTAGCATCTGTGGCTGTGTCCGCACTCTCCAGTCCGAAGGGAAAAATCAATCCA GCCCATTTTCAGACATGCATACTTGCTGGCGGTGTTGCTGTCGGGGTTTCCATGCCGTCGATACGTCACCCATGGGAGGCCATGACAACTGGATTGGCCGCGGCTGCTTTGTCAACCATTGGATTCCAATACCTCAAG AACCACATGCTGTTTGCCTTCGAGTGCCATGACACCTGTGGTGTTCTCAGCACACATGGACTGCCTGGTCTCCTGGGATGGCTGATACACCTGGTCCTGCAGATTCGACAGTGTGACGATCACACAAC GGCGGTTCGGTTTGCCGTATTTCACATTTGTGTTCTCATCATCACGATAGCTGTAAGCCTGAGCATTGGGATCATAACAG GGGTACTACTAAAGTGGGACATCTGGAGACCACCCCaagataaaaaatgttttgatgatCAGGCTTTCTGGAAG TTTGAGCATCTTGCAGTTCGCAAGTGA
- the mgst3b gene encoding microsomal glutathione S-transferase 3b yields MDILTVLPSNFGYVIFTYLYSWIMLSYLAVKVGAARKKYGVKYPTMYSDKEQVFNCVQRAHQNTLEVYPQWLVFQTIAALVYPLSASVLGAIWVTSRLSYAWGYYTGEPAKRMNGVYGYIGLFGVIGLSISVALQLLGVF; encoded by the exons ATGGATATTCTGACTGTTTTGCCCTCCAATTTTGGATATGTCATATTCACATACCTTTACAGTTGGATTATGCTGTCTTATCTAGCTGTAAAAGTTGGAGCAGCCAGGAAGAAGTATGGTGTTAAG TATCCAACAATGTACAGTGACAAGGAGCAAGTGTTCAACTGTGTCCAGCGAGCCCATCAGAACACACTTGAGGTGTATCCGCAATGGCTCGTTTTCCAGACCATCGCAGCCCTCGTCTATCCG TTATCAGCGTCAGTGCTCGGGGCAATTTGGGTGACCAGTCGACTTTCCTATGCTTGGGGATATTACACTGGTG AACCTGCTAAGAGAATGAACGGTGTCTATGGCTACATTGGATTATTCGGAGTCATCGGTCTGTCCATATCTGTAGCCTTGCAGTTGCTTGGAGTTTTTTGA